One Solanum pennellii chromosome 9, SPENNV200 DNA segment encodes these proteins:
- the LOC107031583 gene encoding monocopper oxidase-like protein SKU5 isoform X1, with the protein MLLSYYCYLLCFTALCLAEDPYVYFDWTISYITASPLGIKQQVIGINGQFPGPILNVTTNWNVVVNVKNDLDEPMLLTWSGIQQRKDTWQDGVSGTNCPIPASWNWTYEFQVKDQIGSFFYFPSLSFQRAAGGYGGITINNRNVIPLPFATPDGDITLFISDWFIKSHKELRKEIETGVGLGAPDGILINGLGPYHYDNAVVSGGITYQTVNVESGKTYRLRVHNVGVSTSLNFRIQSHNLLLVETEGSYTVQQNYTSLDIHVGQSYSFLVTMDQNASSDYYIVASPRFVNSSDSSKSVGVSVLHYSNSQGPASGPLPDPPMESDTFFSMSQARSIRWNVSAGAARPNPQGSFKYGEITVTDVFVLHNRPAELIEGKWRTTLSGISYLAPSTPLKLAEQFNIPGVFKLDFPNKMMNRPAKVDTSVINGTYKAFVEIIFQNNDTTVQSYHLDGYAFFVVGMDYGLWTENSRSTYNKWDGVARCTTQVFPGAWTAILVFLDNPGIWNLRAQNLDSWYLGQETYINVVNPENSELPVPANTIFCGALSPLQKDQARRVNFSCAPSLMKTMKLIFIGFVVSLLGNFLR; encoded by the exons GTGATTGGGATAAACGGTCAATTTCCAGGACCCATTCTGAATGTCACTACCAACTGGAATGTGGTTGTCAATGTTAAAAATGATCTTGATGAGCCTATGCTTCTTACATG GAGTGGCATTCAGCAGAGAAAGGATACATGGCAAGATGGTGTATCTGGCACAAATTGTCCCATTCCAGCTAGCTGGAATTGGACATATGAATTTCAAGTTAAAGATCAGATAGGCAGTTTCTTTTATTTCCCTTCCTTAAGCTTCCAGAGAGCTGCTGGTGGATATGGAGGTATCACTATAAACAACAGAAATGTCATTCCACTGCCGTTTGCGACACCAGATGGGGACATCACACTCTTTATTAGTGACTGGTTTATAAAGAGTCACAAG GAACTCAGAAAAGAAATCGAAACTGGAGTTGGCCTTGGAGCTCCTGATGGTATCCTAATCAATGGACTAGGTCCTTACCATTATGATAATGCCGTTGTATCAGGCGGTATAACCTACCAGACAGTTAATGTAGAATCAG GAAAAACGTACCGCCTTCGAGTACACAATGTTGGTGTTTCAACTAGCTTGAATTTCAGAATCCAAAGTCATAACCTTCTTCTTGTGGAGACTGAAGGTTCATACACAGTACAACAGAACTACACAAGCTTGGATATCCACGTCGGTCAATCATATTCATTTCTTGTTACAATGGATCAGAATGCCAGCAGTGATTATTACATTGTTGCTAGTCCACGATTTGTTAATTCCTCTGATTCGTCGAAGTCGGTAGGAGTCTCTGTCTTGCATTACTCAAATTCGCAAGGACCCGCTTCAGGTCCTCTTCCAGACCCTCCTATGGAATCTGACACATTTTTCTCAATGAGTCAAGCAAGATCCATAAG ATGGAATGTTTCTGCTGGTGCGGCACGGCCAAACCCCCAAGGATCCTTCAAATATGGTGAAATCACTGTGACTGATGTCTTTGTCCTTCATAATAGGCCTGCAGAGCTAATAGAAGGGAAATGGCGCACTACTCTCAGTGGTATTTCATACTTAGCGCCATCAACACCTCTAAAACTTGCTGAGCAATTTAACATCCCAGGCGTCTTCAAGCTTGACTTCcccaataaaatgatgaacaGGCCGGCAAAAGTTGATACGTCAGTAATTAATGGTACTTACAAAGCATTCGTGGAAATCATATTCCAAAACAATGACACAACTGTTCAGAGCTATCACCTTGATGGCTACGCCTTTTTTGTTGTCGG CATGGACTACGGGCTATGGACGGAGAATAGTAGAAGCACCTACAACAAATGGGATGGTGTTGCTCGATGCACTACCCAG GTGTTTCCAGGTGCTTGGACTGCCATTTTAGTTTTCCTAGACAATCCTGGCATTTGGAATTTACGTGCTCAAAACCTTGACTCGTGGTACCTTGGTCAAGAAACTTATATTAATGTGGTGAATCCGGAGAACTCAGAGCTTCCAGTTCCAGCTAACACCATCTTTTGTGGTGCACTGTCACCTTTACAGAA GGACCAAGCTCGGAGAGTAAATTTCTCTTGTGCACCATCGTTGATGAAAACAATGAAGCTGATCTTTATAGGTTTTGTTGTATCGCTGCTTGGAAATTTTCTGAGGTAA
- the LOC107031583 gene encoding monocopper oxidase-like protein SKU5 isoform X2: MHSLQVIGINGQFPGPILNVTTNWNVVVNVKNDLDEPMLLTWSGIQQRKDTWQDGVSGTNCPIPASWNWTYEFQVKDQIGSFFYFPSLSFQRAAGGYGGITINNRNVIPLPFATPDGDITLFISDWFIKSHKELRKEIETGVGLGAPDGILINGLGPYHYDNAVVSGGITYQTVNVESGKTYRLRVHNVGVSTSLNFRIQSHNLLLVETEGSYTVQQNYTSLDIHVGQSYSFLVTMDQNASSDYYIVASPRFVNSSDSSKSVGVSVLHYSNSQGPASGPLPDPPMESDTFFSMSQARSIRWNVSAGAARPNPQGSFKYGEITVTDVFVLHNRPAELIEGKWRTTLSGISYLAPSTPLKLAEQFNIPGVFKLDFPNKMMNRPAKVDTSVINGTYKAFVEIIFQNNDTTVQSYHLDGYAFFVVGMDYGLWTENSRSTYNKWDGVARCTTQVFPGAWTAILVFLDNPGIWNLRAQNLDSWYLGQETYINVVNPENSELPVPANTIFCGALSPLQKDQARRVNFSCAPSLMKTMKLIFIGFVVSLLGNFLR; this comes from the exons GTGATTGGGATAAACGGTCAATTTCCAGGACCCATTCTGAATGTCACTACCAACTGGAATGTGGTTGTCAATGTTAAAAATGATCTTGATGAGCCTATGCTTCTTACATG GAGTGGCATTCAGCAGAGAAAGGATACATGGCAAGATGGTGTATCTGGCACAAATTGTCCCATTCCAGCTAGCTGGAATTGGACATATGAATTTCAAGTTAAAGATCAGATAGGCAGTTTCTTTTATTTCCCTTCCTTAAGCTTCCAGAGAGCTGCTGGTGGATATGGAGGTATCACTATAAACAACAGAAATGTCATTCCACTGCCGTTTGCGACACCAGATGGGGACATCACACTCTTTATTAGTGACTGGTTTATAAAGAGTCACAAG GAACTCAGAAAAGAAATCGAAACTGGAGTTGGCCTTGGAGCTCCTGATGGTATCCTAATCAATGGACTAGGTCCTTACCATTATGATAATGCCGTTGTATCAGGCGGTATAACCTACCAGACAGTTAATGTAGAATCAG GAAAAACGTACCGCCTTCGAGTACACAATGTTGGTGTTTCAACTAGCTTGAATTTCAGAATCCAAAGTCATAACCTTCTTCTTGTGGAGACTGAAGGTTCATACACAGTACAACAGAACTACACAAGCTTGGATATCCACGTCGGTCAATCATATTCATTTCTTGTTACAATGGATCAGAATGCCAGCAGTGATTATTACATTGTTGCTAGTCCACGATTTGTTAATTCCTCTGATTCGTCGAAGTCGGTAGGAGTCTCTGTCTTGCATTACTCAAATTCGCAAGGACCCGCTTCAGGTCCTCTTCCAGACCCTCCTATGGAATCTGACACATTTTTCTCAATGAGTCAAGCAAGATCCATAAG ATGGAATGTTTCTGCTGGTGCGGCACGGCCAAACCCCCAAGGATCCTTCAAATATGGTGAAATCACTGTGACTGATGTCTTTGTCCTTCATAATAGGCCTGCAGAGCTAATAGAAGGGAAATGGCGCACTACTCTCAGTGGTATTTCATACTTAGCGCCATCAACACCTCTAAAACTTGCTGAGCAATTTAACATCCCAGGCGTCTTCAAGCTTGACTTCcccaataaaatgatgaacaGGCCGGCAAAAGTTGATACGTCAGTAATTAATGGTACTTACAAAGCATTCGTGGAAATCATATTCCAAAACAATGACACAACTGTTCAGAGCTATCACCTTGATGGCTACGCCTTTTTTGTTGTCGG CATGGACTACGGGCTATGGACGGAGAATAGTAGAAGCACCTACAACAAATGGGATGGTGTTGCTCGATGCACTACCCAG GTGTTTCCAGGTGCTTGGACTGCCATTTTAGTTTTCCTAGACAATCCTGGCATTTGGAATTTACGTGCTCAAAACCTTGACTCGTGGTACCTTGGTCAAGAAACTTATATTAATGTGGTGAATCCGGAGAACTCAGAGCTTCCAGTTCCAGCTAACACCATCTTTTGTGGTGCACTGTCACCTTTACAGAA GGACCAAGCTCGGAGAGTAAATTTCTCTTGTGCACCATCGTTGATGAAAACAATGAAGCTGATCTTTATAGGTTTTGTTGTATCGCTGCTTGGAAATTTTCTGAGGTAA
- the LOC107031583 gene encoding monocopper oxidase-like protein SKU5 isoform X4, whose translation MCRSGIQQRKDTWQDGVSGTNCPIPASWNWTYEFQVKDQIGSFFYFPSLSFQRAAGGYGGITINNRNVIPLPFATPDGDITLFISDWFIKSHKELRKEIETGVGLGAPDGILINGLGPYHYDNAVVSGGITYQTVNVESGKTYRLRVHNVGVSTSLNFRIQSHNLLLVETEGSYTVQQNYTSLDIHVGQSYSFLVTMDQNASSDYYIVASPRFVNSSDSSKSVGVSVLHYSNSQGPASGPLPDPPMESDTFFSMSQARSIRWNVSAGAARPNPQGSFKYGEITVTDVFVLHNRPAELIEGKWRTTLSGISYLAPSTPLKLAEQFNIPGVFKLDFPNKMMNRPAKVDTSVINGTYKAFVEIIFQNNDTTVQSYHLDGYAFFVVGMDYGLWTENSRSTYNKWDGVARCTTQVFPGAWTAILVFLDNPGIWNLRAQNLDSWYLGQETYINVVNPENSELPVPANTIFCGALSPLQKDQARRVNFSCAPSLMKTMKLIFIGFVVSLLGNFLR comes from the exons ATG tGCAGGAGTGGCATTCAGCAGAGAAAGGATACATGGCAAGATGGTGTATCTGGCACAAATTGTCCCATTCCAGCTAGCTGGAATTGGACATATGAATTTCAAGTTAAAGATCAGATAGGCAGTTTCTTTTATTTCCCTTCCTTAAGCTTCCAGAGAGCTGCTGGTGGATATGGAGGTATCACTATAAACAACAGAAATGTCATTCCACTGCCGTTTGCGACACCAGATGGGGACATCACACTCTTTATTAGTGACTGGTTTATAAAGAGTCACAAG GAACTCAGAAAAGAAATCGAAACTGGAGTTGGCCTTGGAGCTCCTGATGGTATCCTAATCAATGGACTAGGTCCTTACCATTATGATAATGCCGTTGTATCAGGCGGTATAACCTACCAGACAGTTAATGTAGAATCAG GAAAAACGTACCGCCTTCGAGTACACAATGTTGGTGTTTCAACTAGCTTGAATTTCAGAATCCAAAGTCATAACCTTCTTCTTGTGGAGACTGAAGGTTCATACACAGTACAACAGAACTACACAAGCTTGGATATCCACGTCGGTCAATCATATTCATTTCTTGTTACAATGGATCAGAATGCCAGCAGTGATTATTACATTGTTGCTAGTCCACGATTTGTTAATTCCTCTGATTCGTCGAAGTCGGTAGGAGTCTCTGTCTTGCATTACTCAAATTCGCAAGGACCCGCTTCAGGTCCTCTTCCAGACCCTCCTATGGAATCTGACACATTTTTCTCAATGAGTCAAGCAAGATCCATAAG ATGGAATGTTTCTGCTGGTGCGGCACGGCCAAACCCCCAAGGATCCTTCAAATATGGTGAAATCACTGTGACTGATGTCTTTGTCCTTCATAATAGGCCTGCAGAGCTAATAGAAGGGAAATGGCGCACTACTCTCAGTGGTATTTCATACTTAGCGCCATCAACACCTCTAAAACTTGCTGAGCAATTTAACATCCCAGGCGTCTTCAAGCTTGACTTCcccaataaaatgatgaacaGGCCGGCAAAAGTTGATACGTCAGTAATTAATGGTACTTACAAAGCATTCGTGGAAATCATATTCCAAAACAATGACACAACTGTTCAGAGCTATCACCTTGATGGCTACGCCTTTTTTGTTGTCGG CATGGACTACGGGCTATGGACGGAGAATAGTAGAAGCACCTACAACAAATGGGATGGTGTTGCTCGATGCACTACCCAG GTGTTTCCAGGTGCTTGGACTGCCATTTTAGTTTTCCTAGACAATCCTGGCATTTGGAATTTACGTGCTCAAAACCTTGACTCGTGGTACCTTGGTCAAGAAACTTATATTAATGTGGTGAATCCGGAGAACTCAGAGCTTCCAGTTCCAGCTAACACCATCTTTTGTGGTGCACTGTCACCTTTACAGAA GGACCAAGCTCGGAGAGTAAATTTCTCTTGTGCACCATCGTTGATGAAAACAATGAAGCTGATCTTTATAGGTTTTGTTGTATCGCTGCTTGGAAATTTTCTGAGGTAA
- the LOC107031583 gene encoding monocopper oxidase-like protein SKU5 isoform X3 — protein MLLTWSGIQQRKDTWQDGVSGTNCPIPASWNWTYEFQVKDQIGSFFYFPSLSFQRAAGGYGGITINNRNVIPLPFATPDGDITLFISDWFIKSHKELRKEIETGVGLGAPDGILINGLGPYHYDNAVVSGGITYQTVNVESGKTYRLRVHNVGVSTSLNFRIQSHNLLLVETEGSYTVQQNYTSLDIHVGQSYSFLVTMDQNASSDYYIVASPRFVNSSDSSKSVGVSVLHYSNSQGPASGPLPDPPMESDTFFSMSQARSIRWNVSAGAARPNPQGSFKYGEITVTDVFVLHNRPAELIEGKWRTTLSGISYLAPSTPLKLAEQFNIPGVFKLDFPNKMMNRPAKVDTSVINGTYKAFVEIIFQNNDTTVQSYHLDGYAFFVVGMDYGLWTENSRSTYNKWDGVARCTTQVFPGAWTAILVFLDNPGIWNLRAQNLDSWYLGQETYINVVNPENSELPVPANTIFCGALSPLQKDQARRVNFSCAPSLMKTMKLIFIGFVVSLLGNFLR, from the exons ATGCTTCTTACATG GAGTGGCATTCAGCAGAGAAAGGATACATGGCAAGATGGTGTATCTGGCACAAATTGTCCCATTCCAGCTAGCTGGAATTGGACATATGAATTTCAAGTTAAAGATCAGATAGGCAGTTTCTTTTATTTCCCTTCCTTAAGCTTCCAGAGAGCTGCTGGTGGATATGGAGGTATCACTATAAACAACAGAAATGTCATTCCACTGCCGTTTGCGACACCAGATGGGGACATCACACTCTTTATTAGTGACTGGTTTATAAAGAGTCACAAG GAACTCAGAAAAGAAATCGAAACTGGAGTTGGCCTTGGAGCTCCTGATGGTATCCTAATCAATGGACTAGGTCCTTACCATTATGATAATGCCGTTGTATCAGGCGGTATAACCTACCAGACAGTTAATGTAGAATCAG GAAAAACGTACCGCCTTCGAGTACACAATGTTGGTGTTTCAACTAGCTTGAATTTCAGAATCCAAAGTCATAACCTTCTTCTTGTGGAGACTGAAGGTTCATACACAGTACAACAGAACTACACAAGCTTGGATATCCACGTCGGTCAATCATATTCATTTCTTGTTACAATGGATCAGAATGCCAGCAGTGATTATTACATTGTTGCTAGTCCACGATTTGTTAATTCCTCTGATTCGTCGAAGTCGGTAGGAGTCTCTGTCTTGCATTACTCAAATTCGCAAGGACCCGCTTCAGGTCCTCTTCCAGACCCTCCTATGGAATCTGACACATTTTTCTCAATGAGTCAAGCAAGATCCATAAG ATGGAATGTTTCTGCTGGTGCGGCACGGCCAAACCCCCAAGGATCCTTCAAATATGGTGAAATCACTGTGACTGATGTCTTTGTCCTTCATAATAGGCCTGCAGAGCTAATAGAAGGGAAATGGCGCACTACTCTCAGTGGTATTTCATACTTAGCGCCATCAACACCTCTAAAACTTGCTGAGCAATTTAACATCCCAGGCGTCTTCAAGCTTGACTTCcccaataaaatgatgaacaGGCCGGCAAAAGTTGATACGTCAGTAATTAATGGTACTTACAAAGCATTCGTGGAAATCATATTCCAAAACAATGACACAACTGTTCAGAGCTATCACCTTGATGGCTACGCCTTTTTTGTTGTCGG CATGGACTACGGGCTATGGACGGAGAATAGTAGAAGCACCTACAACAAATGGGATGGTGTTGCTCGATGCACTACCCAG GTGTTTCCAGGTGCTTGGACTGCCATTTTAGTTTTCCTAGACAATCCTGGCATTTGGAATTTACGTGCTCAAAACCTTGACTCGTGGTACCTTGGTCAAGAAACTTATATTAATGTGGTGAATCCGGAGAACTCAGAGCTTCCAGTTCCAGCTAACACCATCTTTTGTGGTGCACTGTCACCTTTACAGAA GGACCAAGCTCGGAGAGTAAATTTCTCTTGTGCACCATCGTTGATGAAAACAATGAAGCTGATCTTTATAGGTTTTGTTGTATCGCTGCTTGGAAATTTTCTGAGGTAA